The window AGTTTGCAAAAACCTGGAGCAGCAAATCATAATTGCCGAGGACGGGTGGAAGCTCGTTTTCAATGTCATGAACGAGTTTGATGCCTTTGTCCTTCGCGTTGAGTTGGTAGGTACGCAGGGTTTGCTCAATGGGCTGAATCAGTTCGACCGCCTCAAAGCGATAGCGCCTACTCGATTCCAGTCGGGATAGATCCAGCACGTCGTTGACAAGACGGGTCAGGCGATCCGTTTCTCGGTTTGCGGTGTCTAGAAACTCGTTGCGCTCTTCTTCGGTCAAGTCTTCCCCGTACTCATGCAAGGTTTCGATAAAGGACTTGATGTTGAACAGCGGCGTTCGCAATTCGTGGGATACATTGCTGATGAACTGGCTTTTAGCTTCGTTTAGCTCCACTTCACGGGTGATGTCCTGCACCGTAATCGCGATGCCCTTGATGTTCTCTCGCGACTGGTCAAGAACCGTGTTAATCAAAATTCGGATCATCCGTTTGGTGGGTTCTGGGATGTTCACCCGCAGTTCTGCGCCCTCCCGCCGGCGCGGCATCGATGTGGGAAAATTGCCTGCCACAATCTCATAGAGCGGGCGGACAATCTCTAGCTTTACCGCTTCAGGAAGGTAGTGCAGCACATTCTTGCCAATGATGGCATCGGTGTCGTCCCAGCCAAAAATTCGTTTTGCCGTCGGATTCACCAGAACGACGTGCATTTGGTCATCGAGGAGCACCGCACCGTCGGCAATGGTCGATACCAGAGTTTCAAGCTTGGCTTTTTCCGCCGTTAGTTCTTCAATATTCTGCTCTTCATAGCTTTCTAGGCGTTCGGCCATCTCATTAAAGTTGAGAATCAGTTCGCCGAGTTCGCCGCCCAGGGGCAGATCAATGCGTTGTTTGAAGTTACCCGCCGCAATGTTTTTAACGCCAACGAGGAGTTCCTTAATGGGTTGCGTAATCGTGAGCGCATTGAAAACAGCCCCCAGGATCACCATCACCCAAATCGAGACGAAAACGGCAATGGTGACATCGCGCGTGAGGTGGGAGGAGGTGACCACCGTGGGATTGGGGTTAATGCCGATCGCCAGAACTCCCAAGTACTGGCCTTCATGGTCTAGGGGCACAAACACATCGGTAACTTCCCCATCGGGCGTGATGTGTTGACGCACCATAGGGGCGTCCATATTTTGTGAGTAGTTGTCCGGAAGCTGCATCCGGCGACGAATGGTGAGAGAGTTTTTGACCTCGGATTCAGAAAAGGGGATGCCGAAGAAAATATCGCCATCTTCATCGGCATACAGCATGTAGCGGATGCTGCTAGTGCTGCTGTAGAAGCGGTGTGAAAAGCGGGCTAGTTCGGTGCGATCGCCCTTATAGACAAGGGGTGCCGCGTTAGCTGCTAGCAGAAGTCCCAAATCTCGCCCAAAGCGCGTATCGTTTAGGCGGGCATCCTGCTGAATGCTGTTAACCGCCCAGAAGGTGAGGCTGCTCATTAGGAGCGAAACCACCAGGGTAGCCGCAGCCATTAGGCGGGTTTGCAGCGTGAACTCTGACCACCAACGCCCAATAATTTCCCGGAATTGACACAGAAGTTTAATCAAGACAGCTCTCTAGACAGCACGACTTGCTTAGAAACTAGCAGAACCACGACTAAAGCGGTTCTGAGAACCTATCGCGATCGCCCTCTGGTGTCCATTGTCTAACGCTCAGAGCTTCCCAGAACGAGACAGGACAATCGCAGGACAGCGTTCTAATCCACTATTGTGACAAATGCGGCTCACAATTTCTAATCAGGGTTCACGAATTTCATTAATTGATGTAGATGGGTGCAAGTGGGCTGGTAGCAATTTTGAGTGTTGAGTTCTCAGTTTTGAGTTGACGATGCGTGACACTTTCAGCGACTCCAGTACTAGATCTGGAATTGGAGACGTTGGCATAGGCAGCGCTACCGAAGGCCGAATCTACCCCAGAGATGCCACTTGATATCCAATATCCCGACGGGCATAGCATCTGTCAAACTCGATGCAATCGACTGCAGTATAGGCATTGGCGATCGCCTCTTTAAAATTCTCGCCCAGAGCCGTTACACCCAGCACTCGTCCGCCATCTGTTACCAACTGTTGGTTCTTGAGGCGCGTACCAGCGTGGAAAACCATTGCCCCAGTTGCCTCCGCCTTAGCAATCCCCGTAATGGGTAAGCCTTTCTCGTAGGTCTCTG of the Synechococcales cyanobacterium T60_A2020_003 genome contains:
- a CDS encoding HAMP domain-containing protein, producing MAAATLVVSLLMSSLTFWAVNSIQQDARLNDTRFGRDLGLLLAANAAPLVYKGDRTELARFSHRFYSSTSSIRYMLYADEDGDIFFGIPFSESEVKNSLTIRRRMQLPDNYSQNMDAPMVRQHITPDGEVTDVFVPLDHEGQYLGVLAIGINPNPTVVTSSHLTRDVTIAVFVSIWVMVILGAVFNALTITQPIKELLVGVKNIAAGNFKQRIDLPLGGELGELILNFNEMAERLESYEEQNIEELTAEKAKLETLVSTIADGAVLLDDQMHVVLVNPTAKRIFGWDDTDAIIGKNVLHYLPEAVKLEIVRPLYEIVAGNFPTSMPRRREGAELRVNIPEPTKRMIRILINTVLDQSRENIKGIAITVQDITREVELNEAKSQFISNVSHELRTPLFNIKSFIETLHEYGEDLTEEERNEFLDTANRETDRLTRLVNDVLDLSRLESSRRYRFEAVELIQPIEQTLRTYQLNAKDKGIKLVHDIENELPPVLGNYDLLLQVFANLVGNALKFTEAGGCVAVRAYTLDSFSDQPPSHIRVEIADTGIGIDPEDQQAIFDRFFRVENRVHTLEGTGLGLSIVRNIIEKHHTNVNLVSEVGVGTTFWFDLMIYREDAPFLQNLTPKEGVSESEASDEVAGLLL